The proteins below come from a single Stomoxys calcitrans chromosome 1, idStoCalc2.1, whole genome shotgun sequence genomic window:
- the LOC106090468 gene encoding ankyrin-1 codes for MGGSVSQIFRSGSALLSHRDHKVSKATEEKITTLFEILRANPKISIQPLESLLLEIPKNENILVIHDDCGFNILQRSVGLNHIELTKWLLTKWRPDVNRSPCSLPLHIACLKGHESCVELLLKYGARIECDSRMCFPGSHSTNCELFQCNTNHYEDVEFRERNFDNSKLQNAICYAIDGDQINVLNILVQKLDDPWIPFRSKRPIFHLLHMACERGAWNCVQQLVVTRSDEINRIRDEYYPIHYAVLHDMRFLELLINHGAVTTVRTCTQQFTLLHMVIFIARKSAEDTLSMLRILLERGCKELINEPDVLGNTPLHSLIVRYALEEARYGYDKWSKWDVLHLVRFLLQHGAKNSINQSGNSALACVFRHIRDLEVCFELLSMLIKEDGDPNIVGRDGSVPIMVLLVPLINTDTLQHYTHSMKVCFVNCIRILLQHGANPNCSYHHTLTPLQVLVFTVSENFTLSSDTLRQTNFDFIKNILLLLLQHGLDCNQTYQNILQAVMDMVRNVRDVTDLHRIHELTLTLIQYGADPNIVLSSMTSGGAIYSNEIARFGDALGLTGAASAEGNNGGAAAAVTGANSSGNGNGDTSFRNSFRTNSRYLLFYYIVWITKKEFILNDPDVTFTRIILLYYASMQHNTLYNCLKSLHNFYVAQVPSKKTEQLIAVISSLYRKPRSLKQLSRLAIYEALNRKLAQNVNKLKLPVLLKDYVLNFDN; via the exons ATGGGAGGATCTGTGAGCCAAATTTTTCGTTCTGGTTCTGCTTTACTATCGCACCGTGATCATAAAGTTTCCAAGGCTACGGAGGAAAAAATCACCACACTATTTGAGATTTTGCGTGCTAATCCAAAAATATCCATACAACCCCTTGAGTCGCTATTGCTGGAAATACCAAAG AATGAAAACATTTTGGTTATTCACGATGATTGTGGCTTCAATATACTTCAACGGTCTGTGGGCCTTAACCACATAGAGCTAACCAAGTGGTTGCTGACCAAGTGGCGTCCGGATGTAAATCGTAGTCCCTGCTCTCTGCCCTTACATATTGCCTGTTTGAAGGGTCACGAGTCCTGTGTTGAACTGTTGTTGAAATATGGAGCCCGCATCGAATGCGATTCTCGTATGTGTTTCCCCGGATCGCATTCCACCAACTGTGAATTATTTCAGTGCAATACCAACCACTACGAAGATGTTGAATTCCGTGAACGTAATTTTGATAATTCTAAACTACAGAACGCAATCTGCTATGCCATAGATGGCGATCAGATTAATGTGCTTAACATATTGGTGCAGAAACTAGATGATCCATGG ATACCATTCCGTTCAAAACGGCCCATCTTTCATTTATTACACATGGCATGTGAACGGGGAGCCTGGAACTGTGTACAACAGTTGGTGGTAACACGATCTGATGAAATAAATCGCATCAGAGATGAATACTATCCCATACATTACGCGGTGTTGCACGATATGCGTTTTTTGGAGTTATTAATAAACCATGGTGCCGTGACCACAGTTAGAACCTGCACACAACAATTTACATTGTTACACATGG TGATATTTATTGCTCGAAAATCTGCAGAAGATACTTTGTCAATGTTGAGAATTCTTTTGGAACGAGGCTGCAAAGAGCTCATTAATGAGCCAGATGTTTTGGGAAACACACCTTTGCATTCATTGATTGTACGTTATGCCTTAGAAGAAGCGCG ATACGGTTATGACAAATGGAGTAAATGGGATGTCTTACATTTGGTGAGATTCCTTCTACAGCATGGAGCCAAAAATTCCATTAATCAGTCGGGCAATAGTGCATTGGCGTGCGTTTTTCGCCACATAAGAGATTTGGAAGTTTGCTTTGAATTGTTGAGCATGTTAATTAAAGAGGATGGTGATCCAAATATTGTGGGTCGCGATGGttctgtgccaattatggtgcTGCTGGTGCCCCTCATCAACACCGACACGCTGCAGCACTACACCCACTCGATGAAG GTTTGTTTTGTAAATTGTATACGCATTCTTCTGCAGCATGGAGCAAATCCGAACTGTTCCTATCACCATACGTTAACGCCATTGCAAGTGTTGGTTTTCACCGTTAGCGAAAACTTTACATTGAGCAGTGATACATTGAGACAAACCAATTtcgatttcatcaaaaatatacTTTTGCTGCTGCTACAGCACGGTCTAGATTGCAACcaaacatatcaaaatatacTGCAGGCAGTGATGGACATGGTGCGCAATGTAAGAGATGTCACCGATTTGCATCGCATACATGAGTTGACACTCACATTGATACAGTATGGTGCCGACCCGAATATAGTATTAAGTAGTATGACCTCTGGCGGTGCTATCTACTCGAATGAAATTGCGCGTTTCGGTGATGCTTTGGGTTTGACTGGTGCCGCCTCGGCTGAAGGCAATAATGGCGGAGCGGCGGCAGCTGTCACCGGAGCCAATTCGAGCGGCAATGGCAATGGTGATACCTCCTTCCGAAATTCTTTCCGCACAAATTCCCGCTATTTACTTTTCTATTACATTGTGTGGATCACCAAGAAGGAGTTCATACTCAACGACCCAGATGTGACGTTTACTCGCATCATTCTCCTGTATTATGCATCAATGCAGCACAATACTCTGTACAATTGCCTGAAATCCTTGCACAATTTTTATGTGGCACAAGTTCCCAGTAAAAAGACAGAACAGCTTATAGCCGTTATATCATCGCTCTATCGCAAACCTCGCAGTCTAAAACAATTATCACGACTTGCCATCTACGAAGCGCTGAATAGGAAATTAGCTCAAAAtgtaaataaactaaaattgCCGGTACTGCTTAAGGATTATGTCTTGAATTTTGATAATTGA